Proteins from a genomic interval of Bradyrhizobium sp. CCBAU 53340:
- a CDS encoding O-acetylhomoserine aminocarboxypropyltransferase/cysteine synthase family protein: MRRETLAVHGGFEDDPATKAVAVPIYQTASYAFDSADHGAALFNLEADGFRYTRIGNPTNAVLEKRVAALEGGIEALSVACGQAAVNYAVVNVAEMGSNVVSVPQLYGTTHTLFAHILPRQGITVRFSEDDRPESVAGLIDDDTRAVFCESVGNPAGNVCDIEAMADVAHKHGVPLIVDNTVPTPILLRPIEYGADIVVESLTKFMGGHGTTLGGVITDSGRFPWAEHRRRFSMMNEPEKSYHGLIFTERYGAAAYIARCRAVSQRTTGAVLAPMNAFLLLQGIETVALRIERHVENGEKVARFLRHDRRVEWVNYAGFHDSPYFALTQKYLAGRACSLLTFGVAGGFEAGKRFYDRLKLCKRLVNIGDAKTLVCHPASTTHRQMSFEEQDKAGVRPEMIRLSVGIEHIDDILADLDQALGAVN, from the coding sequence ATGCGAAGAGAGACGCTCGCGGTGCACGGCGGTTTTGAAGATGATCCGGCAACGAAGGCCGTTGCTGTGCCGATCTACCAGACGGCCTCCTATGCATTCGACAGCGCCGACCATGGAGCGGCGCTCTTTAACCTCGAAGCGGACGGCTTCCGTTATACCCGCATCGGCAATCCGACCAACGCTGTGTTGGAGAAGCGTGTCGCCGCCCTTGAGGGAGGCATCGAGGCGCTGAGCGTTGCCTGCGGTCAGGCTGCCGTGAATTATGCGGTCGTCAACGTCGCCGAGATGGGCTCCAACGTCGTCTCGGTGCCGCAGCTCTACGGTACTACGCACACACTGTTCGCCCATATCCTGCCGAGGCAGGGCATTACGGTCCGCTTCTCGGAAGACGACCGGCCGGAAAGTGTCGCAGGGCTCATCGACGACGATACGCGAGCCGTGTTCTGCGAGAGCGTCGGGAATCCGGCCGGAAATGTCTGCGACATTGAGGCGATGGCCGATGTCGCGCACAAGCATGGCGTTCCGCTGATAGTGGACAACACTGTACCGACTCCGATCCTGCTCCGACCGATCGAGTACGGCGCAGACATCGTCGTAGAGTCTCTGACAAAGTTTATGGGCGGGCATGGCACGACGCTCGGAGGAGTTATCACCGACAGCGGTAGGTTTCCCTGGGCGGAGCATCGACGGCGCTTTTCGATGATGAATGAGCCGGAGAAATCGTACCATGGGTTGATCTTCACGGAACGCTACGGCGCCGCCGCCTACATTGCGCGTTGCCGCGCGGTTTCCCAGAGAACCACAGGCGCCGTGCTGGCGCCGATGAACGCTTTCCTGCTGCTCCAAGGGATCGAGACCGTCGCGCTACGGATCGAGCGGCATGTGGAGAACGGGGAGAAAGTCGCGAGGTTCTTGCGCCATGATCGTCGCGTCGAGTGGGTGAACTATGCGGGCTTTCATGACAGCCCTTATTTCGCGTTGACGCAGAAATACCTGGCCGGTCGAGCATGTTCGCTGCTGACTTTTGGCGTCGCCGGAGGCTTCGAGGCGGGCAAGCGGTTCTACGACAGGCTGAAGCTCTGCAAGCGGCTGGTCAATATAGGCGACGCGAAGACGCTTGTCTGCCATCCCGCATCGACAACGCACCGGCAAATGTCGTTCGAAGAACAGGACAAAGCCGGCGTGCGACCGGAGATGATCAGGCTGAGCGTCGGAATCGAGCACATCGACGACATCCTCGCAGATCTCGATCAGGCCCTCGGCGCTGTGAACTGA
- a CDS encoding amino acid--[acyl-carrier-protein] ligase has translation MNVAIVETPADSNPPPADPLGYLADVLFYEMGSPGVYGRTALYEDVVQRIAAVISRNREPDTEVMRFPPVMNRSQLEKSGYLKSFPNLLGCVCGLHGLDSEIDAAVSRFDAGGDWTASLSAADLVLSPAACYPVYPIAASRGPVPPGGWRFDVAADCFRREPSRHLDRLQSFRMREFVCIGSADLVSGFRDRWIIRAQKIARDLGLTFKIDHANDPFFGRVGQMMAVTQKQQSLKFELLVPLRSEERPTACMSFNYHRNHFGATWGIVDTASEPAHTACVAFGMDRLAVAMFHTHGKDVDLWPVAVRDLLEFPKTDRRPISAIEEFRCAKEVGS, from the coding sequence ATGAACGTCGCCATCGTTGAAACGCCGGCGGACTCCAATCCGCCTCCAGCCGATCCGTTGGGCTATCTTGCCGATGTGCTGTTCTATGAGATGGGCTCTCCCGGGGTCTACGGCCGCACCGCACTCTACGAAGACGTAGTTCAACGAATTGCGGCGGTGATCTCGCGGAATCGCGAGCCGGACACCGAGGTAATGCGTTTCCCGCCGGTCATGAACCGCTCACAACTCGAGAAGTCTGGTTACCTGAAAAGCTTTCCCAATCTCCTGGGCTGCGTCTGTGGCTTGCATGGCCTGGATAGCGAGATCGACGCCGCGGTCAGTCGCTTCGATGCCGGCGGTGACTGGACCGCGTCGCTGTCAGCGGCGGATCTCGTTCTGTCGCCGGCCGCCTGCTATCCGGTCTATCCCATCGCGGCGAGCCGAGGGCCCGTGCCGCCCGGTGGCTGGCGCTTTGACGTGGCCGCTGATTGTTTCCGTCGTGAACCCTCGCGCCATCTCGATCGGTTGCAGTCCTTCCGGATGCGTGAATTCGTCTGCATCGGTAGTGCTGATCTCGTCTCGGGATTCCGGGACCGTTGGATCATACGCGCCCAGAAGATCGCCCGGGATCTCGGGCTGACTTTCAAAATCGACCATGCGAACGATCCGTTCTTCGGCCGGGTCGGGCAGATGATGGCGGTGACCCAGAAGCAGCAGTCGCTCAAGTTTGAATTGCTGGTGCCTCTGCGCTCCGAGGAGCGGCCGACCGCCTGTATGAGCTTCAACTACCACCGGAATCATTTCGGCGCGACCTGGGGGATCGTCGATACGGCATCCGAGCCGGCTCACACGGCCTGTGTGGCCTTCGGAATGGACCGTCTCGCCGTCGCCATGTTCCATACCCACGGCAAAGACGTCGATCTATGGCCGGTCGCGGTGCGCGATCTTCTCGAGTTCCCAAAAACCGATCGTCGGCCGATTTCAGCAATCGAGGAATTCCGATGCGCCAAGGAAGTCGGGAGCTAG